A DNA window from Scylla paramamosain isolate STU-SP2022 chromosome 10, ASM3559412v1, whole genome shotgun sequence contains the following coding sequences:
- the LOC135104301 gene encoding la-related protein 6-like: protein MAAVSEECLAVVPQPVPPVSLMDDEVTTSDSEASSNEMVILESSPKGLAGQHTRLPAQTSLPLELAAKLERQDSDDSVVSSTEEEGIQADSAPEVCDVVETRIGEELEPRSERSSSVVSDGSEEGGRDSGIEAEREPDMIVPDEEQMSRIVAQVEFYFSDANVAKDKFLLKHIRRNKEGYVSLKLVSSFKKVKQLTKDWRVVSYSLNKKSSKIQINDLGTKIRRVDPLPDLEEVPVTCAVLALALPLAKPSIQSVSELFSSCGDIAFIRVVRAGTAIPQDLKGLAAKHPALSDTNCAWIEFETPEAAKTATEMNTEEGLKVVPILPEAQKKPEKAPQQKGSQPNSRKNSVTSNSGYGSPINKGPPSRKNSVGTKSRKDSGLGSDVEIPMPQPRYPRRKCLSLPQTQSPNLKELSAVVEARKNRPKSKSCTEFQLGSPPPTSWVQRNLLAAAAASAASAASPVVGSRPPLTRPNRVSQGSLPVPEGVLRFPKGPDGSKGFSPIHRRRTVSTQETVPRPGSPSARGSDTGSSPATPSDKTSATTPAPTPATNTATTPDITTTTNTSKSNDSGNVSSSSSITAKRSGNSENSSSNTDGS, encoded by the coding sequence ATGGCGGCGGTGTCTGAGGAGTGCCTGGCCGTAGTGCCACAGCCGGTGCCACCTGTCTCCCTCATGGACGACGAGGTAACCACCAGCGACAGCGAGGCCTCATCCAACGAAATGGTGATTCTGGAGAGCAGCCCCAAGGGCCTGGCAGGGCAGCATACCCGCCTGCCAGCCCAGACCAGCCTGCCCCTGGAGCTGGCCGCCAAGCTTGAGCGTCAGGACTCCGACGACAGCGTGGTCAGCAGCACGGAGGAGGAAGGCATCCAGGCAGACTCCGCGCCCGAGGTGTGTGATGTTGTTGAGACCCGCATCGGCGAGGAGCTGGAGCCCCGCTCCGAGCGCTCCTCCAGCGTGGTGTCCGACGGCAGCGAGGAAGGCGGCCGGGACTCGGGCATCGAAGCGGAGCGCGAGCCTGACATGATAGTGCCAGACGAGGAGCAGATGTCGCGCATCGTGGCCCAGGTGGAGTTCTACTTCAGCGACGCCAACGTGGCCAAGGACAAGTTCCTGCTGAAGCACATCCGGCGGAACAAGGAGGGCTACGTGTCGCTCAAGCTTGTGTCTTCCTTTAAGAAGGTAAAGCAGCTTACCAAGGACTGGCGGGTGGTGTCCTACTCACTCAACAAAAAGTCTTCCAAGATCCAGATCAATGACCTGGGTACCAAGATTCGCCGCGTGGACCCGCTGCCAGACCTGGAGGAGGTGCCTGTCACCTGCGCCGTGCTGGCCCTCGCCCTGCCCCTCGCCAAGCCCAGTATTCAATCAGTCTCCGAACTGTTTTCCTCATGTGGTGATATCGCCTTCATCCGCGTGGTGCGGGCCGGCACCGCCATCCCGCAGGACCTCAAGGGGCTGGCCGCCAAGCATCCCGCCCTCTCAGACACCAACTGTGCCTGGATCGAGTTCGAGACGCCGGAAGCTGCCAAGACCGCCACGGAAATGAACACGGAGGAGGGACTCAAGGTCGTCCCTATCCTACCCGAGGCTCAGAAGAAGCCCGAGAAGGCGCCTCAGCAGAAGGGATCGCAGCCCAATAGCCGCAAGAACAGCGTGACGAGCAACAGCGGCTACGGCAGCCCCATCAACAAGGGACCCCCGAGCCGCAAGAACAGCGTCGGCACCAAGAGCCGCAAGGACAGCGGCCTCGGCTCTGATGTGGAGATCCCTATGCCCCAGCCCAGGTACCCGCGCCGCAAGTGTCTCTCCCTGCCGCAGACACAGTCTCCCAATCTGAAGGAACTGTCCGCGGTGGTTGAGGCTCGCAAGAACAGGCCAAAGAGCAAGTCCTGCACCGAGTTCCAGCTGGGGTCCCCGCCCCCTACCTCGTGGGTACAACGGAACCTGCTGGCAGCCGCCGCGGCCTCCGCCGCCTCAGCAGCCTCCCCAGTAGTGGGTTCACGACCTCCTCTCACTCGGCCGAACCGTGTCTCCCAGGGGTCTCTGCCAGTCCCTGAGGGAGTGCTCAGGTTCCCCAAGGGCCCGGATGGTTCCAAGGGCTTCAGCCCCATACACCGGCGCCGCACCGTGAGCACGCAAGAAACCGTCCCCCGCCCCGGCAGCCCCAGCGCCCGGGGCAGTGATACCGGCAGCAGCCCTGCCACACCTAGTGATAAAACCTCTGCCACCACCCCTGCCCCTACCCCCGCCACTAACACTGCCACCACCcctgacatcaccaccaccactaacacttcCAAGAGCAATGACAGCGGCaacgtcagcagcagcagcagcattaccgccaaAAGAAGCGGAAATAGcgaaaacagcagcagcaacaccgaCGGCAGCTAG